In one Paramisgurnus dabryanus chromosome 21, PD_genome_1.1, whole genome shotgun sequence genomic region, the following are encoded:
- the tp53inp2b gene encoding tumor protein p53-inducible nuclear protein 2 isoform X3: MFQQLSNLFFGSVEQVTPELSGPKLSVTEADEEGWLLVNLPEGATAEASPMEDLLIEHPSMSVYVSPGHLPAMEESAISLAGSVSRMSESAHPVTRSSMPTRVTQGADALTKITKVSRVQRAKARTERHHLGRNLMQRQNRAREQVQGRATHTRNSFLHQPCQRNFYH; this comes from the exons ATGTTCCAGCAGCTCAGCAATCTGTTCTTTGGAAGCGTGGAGCAAGTTACTCCAGAGCTGAGTGGACCAAAGCTCTCTGTGACTGAGGCTGATGAAGAAGGATGGCTTCTAGTCAACCTGCCAG AGGGAGCCACAGCGGAAGCCAGCCCCATGGAGGACCTCCTCATCGAGCACCCCAGCATGTCTGTCTATGTCTCACCTGGCCATCTCCCTGCAATGGAGGAGAGTGCCATCAGCCTAGCTGGGAGTGTGAG CAGGATGTCTGAATCAGCACATCCCGTTACCAGGAGCAGCATGCCCACAAGGGTGACACAAGGAGCAGACGCCCTGACTAAAATCACCAAGGTCTCCAGGGTTCAGAGGGCCAAAGCTCGCACAGAGCGTCACCATCTGGGACGCAATCTAATGCAGCGCCAAAACCGTGCGCGTGAACAGGTCCAAGGCCGTGCAACCCACACCCGCAACTCCTTCCTGCACCAACCGTGCCAGCGCAACTTCTACCACTGA
- the tp53inp2b gene encoding tumor protein p53-inducible nuclear protein 1 isoform X2 yields MFQQLSNLFFGSVEQVTPELSGPKLSVTEADEEGWLLVNLPGENGPKAESVAHAHPHSECHTSKICVSSPHTCKKRRTRVARVQAGHPTSPSIYSSGPVPFCHLESVEVNVVLSKQGSCSDCSMDESWFVTPPPCFTAEGATAEASPMEDLLIEHPSMSVYVSPGHLPAMEESAISLAGSVSNEHTLQVMNMHTHPEQWASITASPNQQLKQWCLQKSNQNRNLWVTSVTF; encoded by the exons ATGTTCCAGCAGCTCAGCAATCTGTTCTTTGGAAGCGTGGAGCAAGTTACTCCAGAGCTGAGTGGACCAAAGCTCTCTGTGACTGAGGCTGATGAAGAAGGATGGCTTCTAGTCAACCTGCCAG GCGAGAATGGGCCAAAGGCAGAATCAGTAGCACATGCCCATCCTCACAGTGAATGTCATACATCTAAAATATGTGTCTCATCACCTCATACCTGCAAAAAACGCAGAACTAGAGTGGCCAGGGTACAGGCAGGACATCCCACTTCCCCTTCCATATACTCTTCTGGCCCTGTCCCCTTCTGTCACCTTGAATCAGTAGAAGTGAATGTGGTGTTAAGCAAGCAGGGCTCCTGTAGTGACTGCAGCATGGATGAGAGCTGGTTTGTCACCCCTCCCCCCTGTTTTACTGCAGAGGGAGCCACAGCGGAAGCCAGCCCCATGGAGGACCTCCTCATCGAGCACCCCAGCATGTCTGTCTATGTCTCACCTGGCCATCTCCCTGCAATGGAGGAGAGTGCCATCAGCCTAGCTGGGAGTGTGAG TAATGAACACACACTGCAGGTCATGAACATGCACACACACCCTGAGCAATGGGCATCTATAACTGCATCACCCAACCAGCAACTGAAGCAATGGTGCCTtcaaaaatcaaatcaaaacaGGAACCTTTGGGTCACAAGTGTGACTTTCTAA
- the tp53inp2b gene encoding tumor protein p53-inducible nuclear protein 2 isoform X1 — protein sequence MFQQLSNLFFGSVEQVTPELSGPKLSVTEADEEGWLLVNLPGENGPKAESVAHAHPHSECHTSKICVSSPHTCKKRRTRVARVQAGHPTSPSIYSSGPVPFCHLESVEVNVVLSKQGSCSDCSMDESWFVTPPPCFTAEGATAEASPMEDLLIEHPSMSVYVSPGHLPAMEESAISLAGSVSRMSESAHPVTRSSMPTRVTQGADALTKITKVSRVQRAKARTERHHLGRNLMQRQNRAREQVQGRATHTRNSFLHQPCQRNFYH from the exons ATGTTCCAGCAGCTCAGCAATCTGTTCTTTGGAAGCGTGGAGCAAGTTACTCCAGAGCTGAGTGGACCAAAGCTCTCTGTGACTGAGGCTGATGAAGAAGGATGGCTTCTAGTCAACCTGCCAG GCGAGAATGGGCCAAAGGCAGAATCAGTAGCACATGCCCATCCTCACAGTGAATGTCATACATCTAAAATATGTGTCTCATCACCTCATACCTGCAAAAAACGCAGAACTAGAGTGGCCAGGGTACAGGCAGGACATCCCACTTCCCCTTCCATATACTCTTCTGGCCCTGTCCCCTTCTGTCACCTTGAATCAGTAGAAGTGAATGTGGTGTTAAGCAAGCAGGGCTCCTGTAGTGACTGCAGCATGGATGAGAGCTGGTTTGTCACCCCTCCCCCCTGTTTTACTGCAGAGGGAGCCACAGCGGAAGCCAGCCCCATGGAGGACCTCCTCATCGAGCACCCCAGCATGTCTGTCTATGTCTCACCTGGCCATCTCCCTGCAATGGAGGAGAGTGCCATCAGCCTAGCTGGGAGTGTGAG CAGGATGTCTGAATCAGCACATCCCGTTACCAGGAGCAGCATGCCCACAAGGGTGACACAAGGAGCAGACGCCCTGACTAAAATCACCAAGGTCTCCAGGGTTCAGAGGGCCAAAGCTCGCACAGAGCGTCACCATCTGGGACGCAATCTAATGCAGCGCCAAAACCGTGCGCGTGAACAGGTCCAAGGCCGTGCAACCCACACCCGCAACTCCTTCCTGCACCAACCGTGCCAGCGCAACTTCTACCACTGA